TTGAAGCGTgtcacgtcctcgagcagcttgcGCGTGAGCTTGGTGCTGATGACCTTGGCCGCTGCCAtgcgctccttctccttggccggGTTGACAGCGGCAGCGTCTGCCGCGTCCATGTTGAGCGTGTGCACCGGGCGAAGTGGGCCACGGCCGTCGctcgcctcgagcttggccttgtaCAGCTCGCAGATGaactcgccgacgcggcgtTCAAAGCAAACCTGCACTTCCGTCGGGAGGAACGCCCCGATGTTCCAGTCCATGCTAACTTCGAGCGCGTGGTCCTTGCTGGGCGCCTGGGAGGCAGCCGCGATCTGCGGCGGGACGCGCACCCCGCCAAAGTTGGCGATGTCCATCCACGCGAGGTAGTTCCAGTAGTGGACGACGTCGATAACGATGTGGCGGAAGAGGTCGTGCGAGTTAGCCGCCGTCACGAGGTACTTTGCGAAAGCAAAGGCGCTACCCGCGTCCGGCTTTGACGTCAGCAGGAAGACCTtgttgaggtcggcgtaAACGACTGTTGTCCCGAGGCGCTTGAACTCCGCCAGGAGTTGGAGGAGCGTCTTGCGCATCAGCCCATGCAAGAAGCGGTACAGCGCGGGCTCGAACAtgcagctcgagcttgagctgaTCCACCGCCAGAACTggtcgacgacaatgtcggcgGGCGAATGCGCCACTCCTCGGATATGTGCGCGCGCCTTGTCAAGGAACCAACTGCGCACCATCGACTTCAGGACCGTGAACGTCTGGATCGACAAGActgcgtcgccgagcgtgACACTTCCACTGTTCGTTCCCTGCGCGTactcgtcgaggttgtgTGAGGCGGCGCCGAATGCCAGCGAGCCGGAACCACTGCCCTCCATCTCGTTGACAAGGGCCGATTGGAGCACAGCGTTGATCGCCAtgtccgcgagctcgagctcgagaacaACTGATGAGTAGCATCCACGTGTTGAGATCTGGGGGGCTGCCGGCTCGTCGCTTCCGTTtgcgtcctcctcagctCCGCCGAGGTCGGGTTTCGGTGACGGCGACCACCACAGGAGCATGTCCTGCTGCTTGAGCCGCCGGGAAaactcgaggtcggcgagaaAGACGGGTGGGTCGTCGCCCAGGTTGCCGAGAGGCACGTCGTAGTGCGCAGCAATCTCGATCTGGGCCTTGATCCACGCCGACAGACGAAGGTATTGCACAATCATGCGGCGGGCTGTGTTGACCTGCCACATGATCccagcctcgtcctccttcATGGGGCGGACTGTGATCACAGGGAACTCGGAGAAGACGGAGTGGCGTGCCTGGTAGTACTCGTGGTCGAACGGTGAGCACAGTGCGATGACGTTCATGCCGCCACGGACGCCCTGCAAgtccttgacgagctggcgcaTCGCACCAGCCTCGGTAGGGTAGTAGTTGACGTCCgtgtcgagctcatcaGCATACTCGAACGCACCTCCCCTCGACACGTTGTCGATGCGTTCCGCGTACCATCGAGCAGGATTGGGAAGCTGCTGGCGGTTACGCGCGCCATCTACGACGTAGATCTTGGTCGGGCCCCTGGGAGGGAACAGCGCGATCAGGTGGCGCGATTGCACAGTGGCGTGGAACAGGAAGTAGTATCGCAAGTTCTGGCCGCCGTTGAGGTACTTGTGGCGGATTACACTCGCGGCTGGGCGCTCGAGTTCGGACAGGTCAAAACCCTTATCGAGACCGCGGTTGAGGCCGCCAATCGAAGCAGACTTGAGACCGCATGCCGTGCCGAGGCCTAAAAGAGCCCGCATGATGAGCGGGACCTGGAGCTCGAATGCACCGTCGACGTTGGGGTGATTGatcaagctcgagaagtGTGATTCGCCCTCTACATACAAACCCTCCTCGACTTGGAGGCGGAAGAGGTGACGGGGCGCCTGGCCTCGCGGGAGAACCCGTGAGACTTGGAACGCCTCATAGCGGTCCGAGAACGTATCGGCGTCCGGACGCTGCTTGAAGTTGAGGTAGAACTCACGTTGCACTCGCAGCCTCACGCTCTGGAACGTATTGTCGATCGCCAGCCACAAACGGAACTCGCCTGGCCGGGAGGTGGACGCGATCTGGAGGATGTCCCACTGGCGGGATGCGAGCGTGGACGACTGTGTCCGAATCAAGGACGACACGGTGCCATCAAGACGCGGGCCGCCCTGCTTGCGAACACGGTTCCGGTCCGCACGCTGCTTACGCCACACCTTGCGCATGACACGCAGGTAGCCCGAGTAGTCCTCGAGTGGGTCTGGAACTGGCTCAGGCAACTTGGATTTCTTGTTCCGCTTGACGACAGCCACCTTGGGCTTGTTGATCGACTCGCCCTTGCCAAAGTCCTCTATGTCCGGCGCGACCGCTCGCATCTTGGCGAACATATCTGTGAGCTTGTGTTGCTGGAActtgtcctcgcgcgcggcgacgcgctTAAACAGCCAATCTGGGTGACGGATACGCGGGACGGGGTTAGGCACCTTCTGCAGTGCTGCGGGGATGGTGATCAGCTTCTGGATgactgaccccagacgCTCGGTGTAATAACCCCAGTCGAGGATCTGGCGCATGTCAAAGTCTGCCATGCTGCTGTCCTTTGTCCACTTGCGGAGGAAGTGCTTCTTGACAGcggggtcggcgtcgaAGATGGCAACAGGAATAGCGCGCTCTGTAACAGGGGCACCGTTGGGCATGGCCGAGATGATGAAGCGACAAGAGAGacccttgtccttgaccATCTGCTCGCCAAGGAACTCGGCCAGACGGCGAGCGGTACTGATCGACGTCGACTTCTGCCCGGCGTACTCGGCAAGCGTCTTGGACATGGAACGGTTCTCAGCGATGAGattgacgagctcctcgtcgtgcAGACTTGACGCCTTGCTCTGCAGGATGTCGAGCCACTGGTCGGCAACAGCTGCGACCGCCTTGTAGCATTCCTCTGTCGATGAGCCCAAGAGGAATTTGTCGAAGATCTGCGACTGGAAGATCTTAATGAGCTGCagctctcctcgacgcttGACCTCGAAGCCCTTCAGCTCGGCAAGCGAGCCGTCAAAGTTAAACACGGCGTAACGCTTCTTGAGcagcttgtcctcctccttggacGACGGCAGGATCATCGCCTTGTACGGGCCGTCCAACTCGAAGAAGATCGAGTTCTCCTTGCGCACCTCGTACTCGCCTGTGCTTTTGTCCACCAGCTCGTGGTACTGGTGGTTCGTGAAGCGCTGGTGCACAAGGTGGTTGAGCATGGTACAGGGGTACTGGATGCCGAACTTCTTGCCGCCCTTAAGCTTGAACTTGAAGTCCTCGGGGAAGGCACCAGGAAGCATGCACCAAATACCATCggtgtcgagctcgaggggACGCCCGATTTGTTCGACGATCTGGCGCGCCATCTGGATAATAGTCGCGCCCGTCAGACAGGTGATGCCAGCCATCTCCATCGAGTACCAGCGCGCACCCTTCCGCATGACGTAGCCGTAGAACGAGTTGAGAATACACTTGTGGGCGAGCTGCAGCGAGTCGTACAGCACAATCATCTTCTTGGcttcgtcgacgacctgcaGCGCGCCACCCTTGTCCACCGCCTTGTCCAGATTCTGCTTCCACGTCTTGTGCAAGCCCTTGTACTCGTATCGACGGTCACGGAACGCGCGTACAGTGTCGATATAGAATGAGTTCTCGCGCTGGCAGATGATTGCCGTCTTCGTAACAACCTTGGTCTCGTGCGTCTTCTTGTAGACTTTTCGCGAATAGTCACCTAGACGCTTGTGAAGGAGCGCCGACCGCTCGGCGGGTGGCAGATCGACGAAGCGACGCTTTGGTCCGTTCGGATACTTCGGCGGGAAGAACTCCTGCTCGAGAGCGTAACGGACCATGTTGACTTCGTCGCGTTTAGCTGGGAAGTATTCGCCACGCCAGGCCCACTCGAGCCGCCGGTCGCACACCTTGTCTGGCCGGTTGTAGTCACACACTGCACAATCCGCCTCATCCTTGACTGAATCTGGTTGGAGTCGATTGGACAACATGATGTTTGGGTACATCGCCGCGACGTCCAAGTGGTAGATTAATGGTGGGTCAAACCGGTTTGGCTCATCGCGGATgatctcgagcttggcTGCAATttcggccttgacctcgtcgtagttctccacatcctcgagcttgatcttgccctcctcttccaggGCGAACTTGAGAGCGTCGTCAAGTTCGTCCAGGAGCTGCTGCATCGCACTAGGAACGACCTTGAAGTGTGTCGGGATGTCAGCGCGGAACACGCCAGCCTCAAGAGCCTCGACGTGTCCGCCGACGTACGTCTCGGATGCTAGCAGGTGGCCATCGAACGTGACACCATGGGGTTCCTCGTACCGGTTCGGCATGATGATACCGCCATCGAACGCCTCGACCTGCCGTCAGATGACTACTCCGCACTTCGTTGCCCACCATGAGAAGCGTCTCGCAGAGCGTGCCCGTGCCTTTTCGCAACACTTCGTCGGGATTGAGGGGAATGATGTTGCACAGCGAGAAGATGAACGGGTTGACGTATTTCATGTAGAGGTAGTAAgtcgcgacggcgtcggaCACCGAGTACTCGGCGAGCTTCTGTGGCTGCTCGATCGCGTACGGCGTCATGAGTTCTGGGTCAAGCTCGATGGGGTTGTAGCCGAGCTTGGCAGTCGTGACAGCCTTGAGGCCTTGACTTCCTTGTGGGAGGTACGAGTCGCGCTTTACCCATCTAGCACGTCAGACGGGTCTTCGAGATGGCTCACCGGAAGCAGTCCATGTGCATGCACGCGGTGCACTTgtactcgccctcgttgTCTGGCCGGAAGCCGATCTCGTTGTACATGCTGATGCCGTGGATCTTGGCGCGTGCGTCGACGAACGGAAAGTCGAAGCTGTCTCCGTTGTACGTCACCATGACGGTCGGCTTTGCGTCGCGGATGTGCTCAAACCACCTCCGGATGGTCGCtgcctgctgtcagcttcaAGCCAGCATTGGAGCTCACCTCATCGGGTTCGTTGAAGATCGTGAATTCACCTTCGTACTCGGGCTTCGGAGTGTACTCGAAGTCATCGATGTCGTCACCGACAATCTCGCGATTGGTAATGAGATACCCTTGCCCATCGATCATGTACGAGATCATCATGATCTGGTCCGTCTGCTGGTCGGGAAACTTGAGCGGTTGTTTGGTCGTCTCGATATCGTACGCCATGACAACGGGCTCGGCACGCTTGACACGGTCCGTCAGGCGTTCCATCTTGGTGACGCCCATACTCGACGAGACGTTGTACCACAGTCCTACACGAAGGTTGAGGTCAATGGCGACACGGAGGTAGTATGCGATATCGtgctcgcgcacctcgaTGATACAATCTGCTggctccttctccttgcgTTTtcgcgcgtcctcgtcctcgccccaCGCGCGGCCAccgccttcctcttcgtcgtgtccgccgcctccagtgttggccgcctcggcgccaacaACGTCCGCGTACGCGTCCACGGCTGTGAACTTGGACGCATTGGCAGTCGCGAGCGGCAATAGCTCACGTCGGACTGCCTGGAAGTCCTGAGTGTTGCGGAAGAAGAGCTTCAAGAACACTGGTGCAGCGCTGAGAAGGTGATTTGGCTTGCGTCAGCTAGTCCGGTGGGCGACGCACCAAGTTGAGGTCCCacttcttctcgcgctcgacgcggaTTATCAATCCCTCAAAGCGCTTCACAAGCCACTCGTCCACAATACCCTCAGTCCccgcctggcgtcagctaTCCGACCGTATCCCTCAGCTCACCCGACACGCCACGTAGAAGTATGGTTCGAAGGGAATGGTCGCTTTGAACATCGCACCGTCATCTTGGATAAAGTAGTAATCAACAGCCGCTAGTCCACTAGCATGCGTCTCCGACTTGACGAGAGTCTGGTGCATGTTAACCAGCCACCCGTCTCTGGActcgccggcggcgaggttgcTCTCGAAGCGCCAAAAGCCAAGCTTGTCGTCAATCTCATCGGCGACCTGAACTTCCTCGAAtcgctcgaggagagcaGTCCCGTCATCCTGCCTCACTGGGGCCGGCCtgtcgcctcctcctccgccggTCGTGCCGCCCCGCCCGCTACGCTTGCCGGTGAAGCGAGTGTTGCCTTTTGAGCCGCCGAAGCCGCGGCCTCGCCCGCGGCCACGGGACGACATGGTaggaaggggggagggaggtgaactgagaggaaggaggaggaagagaagaggGTGAGAAgagaggccgaggttgagaagTTAGAGGTGATGGAAGATGAGGTCCGAAAGGAAGACGCGTAAGACGCGTCCTGACATTCAACATTGAATACACGGAATTTATTCGGCATCCCCGTTAATTAAGAAAGCAAACACGCTAATTACCCAACGAGACCCAACGAGGAGACGCTTTAAGCTGTTAATATCGGACGCGACTGACTTTCACGCCTCCAGCCAACCTGCAACAGGACAGCTCACCGAGGCTTGCGAGCAGATGAACGCTCGGACGGGTAGCCTCCGCACCTCAATGAATGCGGGTAGTCCCAGTTCTTTGTGGAATTTTCACCACGCGAGTGACGCTTCAGTCCAAGCCTTGAGCCCAAGAGCCCCAAAGATTCTTCAGTGGAGATCTCTGACGACCAGGATCAAAGGAGATGGACATTGACTGAGATGAACCGGAGAGGAGCACCATCTCTACAGTTTCAAGGACAATTTGTTTCAGGATCCACAGCTGAGTTGCGCTGAACGTCTGCGAACTGTTCGGAGACCAGCGTAACTCAGGAGACTCTTGACGGCTGACAGCATCAAATGTATAGTATGGGCAAGATCAAACGCCCGATTCTCAGAGAAGGATGTGGACAGGTCGACTCTGACGTTGATCTGCTTAGGGAATAGTGTAGACGATGCATATAGCATAGCAGCCGAAGGCCACGGCGGACTTGAGTACGGGCTCTACCTAACAATTTAAAGCTGTAAACGCTTTCCCTCGACGGTCACAGCAGCCAGGCAGTCACCAGACAAAGGGATTCTCTCGCTTAAGACTCGACAAGGGACCTGGCGCTCACCGACGGCGAAAAATACATAACTCTGCCGAACTGGGGCTCCTTCTCGTCACGGCGCGGAACAAGAGTTGCAcagcggtggcgaggaggccatTGTACAGTGTGACCAGAGATATACTTagggggagaggagcgaCCCAGGCAGGACGTCTGACTTGGTACAAAGCCTGACGTCCTGATACAGTGGCGTCATGGGCCGGCGAGACGCACTGAAGTCGAGCTCTGGGAGGCGCGGGGGCACGTCCGGCAGTCTTGGCAtcggcatcctcgaggTGAGCCAGGACGGGAGAACGGTGGCAGCCGTTGGCTCTTGAACCACCAGGCCGCTCGGGGCGCTGGGAAGCGGACGAGGGATCCCAGCATACCGAGAGCTAGAAGTCGAGCAAACCGAGAGCTtgcggtcgaggccgccgctcccagtgttgatggtgatggtTGTGAATGCCTCTGCGGTGCAGGTGGGGGAGGAAATCGGCGATGGGTCCGTCGAGGTGggtgaggccgagggcaaTGCTTTGGTAGGAATGGCGGGAAGCCCCTTTGGGGTGTCTTGGGCCGGCACAGAGGGGGTAATCGGGAGAGGTATGTTGGGTTGGAGTGGCGAGCGCAACCAGACCCCCTCGCTAATCGCGACAGACGTAGGCGCCACAAGCGACGACTCAGCCGGCGAAGGCTGAACAGGTAGGTAGGGCGCGCCTGGCAGTTCACGGTCAGTCAAAGCCTGGCTCCCGAGGCGAGCCTGCCAGCGCTTGATCACGATTGGCGTCCAGAAGGATAGCCGCGGGCGCATACGCGGCGCGGTCATGGTGACTCCGTCCACTGGGACAGTGTCTGCGAGGGTGCTgaggtgggcgagggcCATTAAGTGAGGTGGATAGATAGCGTGGTGTGGATGGCTCGACTTACCTTATCGAAAGTAGAAAGATGTTGCACACACAAACCACAGAGTGGATGGAAAACAGAAAAGAAGATACTGATACTAAGGAGACGGGCGGCTGATATAAAAAACTTGTGTGCCGTACCGGTTAGCGCATGCCAAGCAGAGACATTAGGGACGGTGAATGGCTCTCTTGCCTGTGAGATCCGTGCCGGTAAAGATGTCCTTGACCTATTGAAAGTGGTGCTTGCCATTGATACCAggcgcggtggtggtgggaaTGTGGAGACACTCTCGAAGGCACAGTGTGACACCAGAGGGTTGAGTGGGATCTGGGCCGCGGCCTGGCTAGCATCGGTGGCGTCAGTGACTCCCAAGTTGGTCGAGGTGGCGCGTAGACGCTCGCCCTCCGCAATGGGGTATGAGGATAGATGTGCCCTCCTTCACGCAGCTACGCAGACCTGTGTTTTGGGCGGCCGTGAGGACTGACGACAGCTTCGGCCAATGTCGGTAAACCAGCGTCACTGGGTCCGCATCAGCATACGTCTCAACTCATTCCTCCTCAGCATCAtctctcactctcttctcttcccttctcctctcctcccctctcctcgccgactaCCATGCAATTCTTCAGGTACGAGCGCGACCCGCGCGACATCGAGGCAGTCCAGCAGTTCGCCGACTCCATCCTCTCCGCGGCAGAGGAGCAGGCCCTCTCGAACGCAAAGCAGATCATCGAGCATGACGAGATGCAGGACGACGTGCGTGCGTGTCCGCCTAGCTGACGGTAGAAAGAGGTTATAATTCGCGCGCGCAATGGTCTCGTGGACGCTCTGGCCGAGATCAAGCGAACACAAAAGGTGATCGAGCGGGTGGGTTATGTGGGTGGGGATACTCACCCAGTACATCCTCAAGCTTGATGAGTTCCTTTCGGATATTGCtgagagggagaaggacgGGGAGAAAGATGGCAAGGAGGCACAGAGTGAGGGAGGCCAGACAAAGACCAAGCTGGACTAGTGGCGGTGTTCTCCAGGTTGTCTAATGTATTGTCGTAGACAGGCCAACTGCGCTGGCGTTGTGAGAGCTGCATGAGTGGGAAGAACGTGTAGATCGTCAACCGATAGGTATCAACAGCGTCAGTTGGTAAGAGTGAAGGCTCCCCCCTGCGAGGCTCCTGCCCCTGCGCCGCAGACTGTGTCTCGTCCGCCCTGCGTCCATGTCCTTCGCGTCCTcgtgcgcgctcgcgctgtcTACTGATGCATGCCTTCTATCGGGCTAGGGTGCGCCGCCAGCCTTAAGACGCTCAACGCGCGAAGAGCGGAGGGCAACGGTGCCGACGTACGCCGTGATGGCTCCAAGCACGATGAACGGAGGAAGGAGCTACTGTCAGCTCATTAAACTCGGGCAGCTTACCTGGTACAGCCGCAGGCCGATCCAGTAGCGCAGGATGAGCGCCtccagcgcgacgaggcacACGAACCACGCGTACATCACAGTCGGTGGGGTCTTGACCTGCAGGCCGGGCCACACGGCACCAATCTGGAGTTAGCACTTTCGCAAACAAACTcacgagagcgacgagggtCATCCACGGCGCGACAACGGCGAACGCGCCAAGGGTCGCCTTGATCGCGGGaatctccttctcgtcggACTGGAACGTGTGCGTAATCTCAGGCTGCGGGGACATGTGGATCCCGTTCCCAAGTGTCCGGGGAGCCGGCTTCTCGGATAAAGACGACTCGGGAAGCGAGAACGCGCCGAGCGTCGTCTTGTAACCCTCCACACCGTTCGAGAGGATCAGGGACGCTTCGAGCGCGCCAGAGGTATGCGAGAGCGCCTGCGGAATCTTGGCCGTGTCCTGCTGTAAGCTTTGAGGTGACGCAGACACACCATGTAGTATGTCGTCTTGCCGGTCGGCTTGACGCCCAGCTGGAGCGTCACAGGTGCAGACTCGTCGTCACGCGTATCCCGGAAGACGATGAAGGCCTGCTGCGGCGCGACACCAGAGTCCCCATCCGTCACGGTGAAGGTGAGCTTAAATGTCGCGGCGGGAGAGAGAGCGACAGGCTCAGCCCACTTGCCGTCCTTAATTCTTCTGTCAGCTTATCCAGATACCAGGCTTCGGCTGCTCCTCAACCTTCTGGTAACCAACGACAGAACACTCACGTATACGACTTCTCGGCGCCCTTGTTGTCCGTCGCGACTGCGCGCGCACCACTAATGTTGAGGTTTGCAAGAGCGGAAGGAATCAAGAGGGTGATGAGCGCGGCTGCTGGGCGGAATCCTCGCATGATGATTGAATGAGTGTGTGGTGGGGTAGGTGAGTGATATCGTTAGGAGCACTTAGCCTACAAGTCGCGAGGTGAGTTGCCATTCCATGCCATGTTGGACAATGGGCCGACGTGTCGGTTTCGCGTGGTGACCACGTGATGAATATGGATGTGTCTCTCCACGCTAGTCACTCTCTCACGATGTCTAGCTCTCTAGCTCTCTAGCTCACCCGTTTCACCCACCCTCCAACTTGAAAGTGGGCTGGCTTCCACCGGCAACTTCAGTGGCGCTTGGACACATGGACATGGAGCAGATGTTGAGAGCACCTCTAGCACCGAAAGCAACCCTACAGGCCCACAGGCGGCAGGGGGATCGGTGTAATTATCTCATCTCGGCTGCCGCATCGTCGGCAACTCGCTTCATGTCCAGGGTTCTGCGCCTTACCACTCCATGACTCGACGCCTCAGTGACACATGTCTCATGCACGAGTGCATACCTATCGCATTCGCATGCTACAATGCTACTTCCCAACGCGTCATACCCCTAGACACATGATTGGGCCTTGTTGATGATTTTGATGTCTTATGCAGACTGCCGAACACAAAGCGAAGCTCGCCTATCAGGTACCGCTTACCACGACATCGAGCCCTCGAGGATGGTCGAgagctgctcaagctcctcaGCCTGGTGGTCCTTGCCAGCGAGGCCtggcgcgaggtcgaggacacgGCGCTGGGGAAGCATACccttggcgagggtggggaTGTCCTCGGTGCCGTAGCCAACCTGGGTGAGACCACGGGGAACCGCGACGCTGTCGAGGAACTTCCAGATCTCCTCACGGAGAGCGAGACCAAGgtcggcgtccttgacggcggcggcctcggcggcgcgctccttgCCCATGAAGATCTCGAGAGCAGTGCGGTGGCGCTCcggcgaggtgggcgaggtgaAGTTGAAGACAGCAGGGGCGGTCAGAGAGACAGCGACACCGTGGGGGATGAGGGGAACATCCGGCGAGTACGAGGGGTGGAAGTACTGCTTGTCCTTGGGACGCGCCTTGTtgagcgacgagatggGGTACGAGCCGGCGTGCTGTTCTTGTTAGCCGAGTTCGGGATTCGGCCATTTCCGGCCTGTTTCACTTACGCAGAGGTGGACACCGGCGTTGCCAAAGCCGATACCggcggtcgacgacgcaAGAAGCATCTGGGTGCgggcctcctcgtcaccgtGGGGGTCCTTGAAGATGCGGGGGAGGTACTTGACGGTCTGCTCAAGAGCCCACTTGGAGAAGATGTCCGACACGGGGTTCGAGCCCTGGTAAGCGGGGCGCTGGATGGGGTTGGTAGGGCGCGGTGTGCGCTCCCAGTAAGGAATGGCGGTGTAAGACTCGAGCGAGTGGAAGAGCACGTCAAGACCAGCGGCAATGGCAACCTCACGAGGGCAGGTGGCGGTGTTGAGGGTGTCGACAATGCCGAGAGTGGGCTTGAGCGCACGGGAAGCGATACCAGTCTTGAACTTCTTGGAAGGAATGTCGAGGATGGCAGTTCCGGTGGTCTCGGAACCGGTAccggcggtggtggggacGGCGACCATGGGGTGGAGGGTCTTGGCGATGGGCGTGCCCTTGCCGACGGGGGCGTTGATGAACTCGTACATGTCCTTGTCGGGGTAGCACGTCAGGAGGttggcggccttggccgtgTCCATGGTCGAGCCACCACCAACAGCGAGGAAGTGTGTTGGGTTCTGAGCACGAGACCACtcgatggcctcgagccACGAGGCCTCGGTGGGCTCAACGGCGACCTTGTCAAAGACAACAAAGTTGTGGCCCTCCTTCTGCAGTGCCTGCACGACCGTCTGCATGACGGGGAGCTGGGCGATGTTGGGGTCGGTGAAGACGGCAATCTTGGCGTTGCCGCGCTCGTTGGCGGGCATCTTGTTGATGAGGTTGGTCATGTCCATGCCGACCTCACGCGTCGAGCCGGTGCCGAAACGGAgggtcgaggcggccatCTGGCGGCGTCAGCATACTGTTTTGTCTGCGTATGTGGGTAGGTGTAGGGTAATTTGTTGGTTGGCTGGTTGGTTTTGAGTAGACTCCCATGTCCAAGCATGCTGGATGGATCGGCTAAATAGGCGAGATACTGGTGGGATGTGCTGGGGCCACGCATTTAAGTGGAGCAGGCACGAGATTTGATGGCGAGCACCACCGAGTGACAAGCGAGAGAGCATATGCAGAGGAAAGACTTACCTCGAAAGCGTAGTCGCCGTTGCTGTTGCCGGGACCGGGGAGGTCGACGGGCGTAGCCATGCCGCGCGCCTGGGTAGGGCCCGACGCGCACGAGTGGGCCGCCGTGTGAGAACGGCCACAGCCACGGCAACCtgccgaggcggtcgcGTTCATGAGGCGAACGATGGAGGCGCGAGTAGCCGGGGCGGGACGCATGGTGGGTTTTCTTTAGGTGGGGAGAGTGGTGAGAAGAAAGGGGGAGGTATGGAAAGGAAAGAGGCAATGGTCAGAGTTGGGTGCTTTTATAACGGCGGCAGGTGCGATATCTGGCTCATCTGGCGCTCCGCATTTTGAGCCACCGTGCGCTCTTTGAACCCTGACTTGGCTCGCTCGCTCTTCGCCTAGAGCATATACATCTACTTCCAGGTTCTTTTGACTTGGGCTCAGacccaaggaggaggcttTCTACGACCTTGGGTGGAATGCATGGCTTAtgtggggggggggggggaaggtagAGAGGGGCCCGAGGATGGGTTGTGAGTGAACGGAGCGGCGCTTGCGGGTTGTTGGAATGACAGTGGGACACTAACAGAGGCAAAGAGATAGTGAGGCAAGAGGGGCAATGAGGGGCCGGACAAGATCCGGTTAAATGCCTTCGGCTCGAGGTCATCAAGTCTCACCACTGACAGGCACTTGTGCGCGCCGTGTAATCACTTGACCTTAGTGTCACTATTACCCATGTAAGACATGCCAATTGACCACAACTATTCTCATTTAAATTACACCGGTATACACCGAACAAAGTA
Above is a genomic segment from Cutaneotrichosporon cavernicola HIS019 DNA, chromosome: 1 containing:
- a CDS encoding uncharacterized protein (Iron-containing alcohol dehydrogenase) codes for the protein MRPAPATRASIVRLMNATASAGCRGCGRSHTAAHSCASGPTQARGMATPVDLPGPGNSNGDYAFEMAASTLRFGTGSTREVGMDMTNLINKMPANERGNAKIAVFTDPNIAQLPVMQTVVQALQKEGHNFVVFDKVAVEPTEASWLEAIEWSRAQNPTHFLAVGGGSTMDTAKAANLLTCYPDKDMYEFINAPVGKGTPIAKTLHPMVAVPTTAGTGSETTGTAILDIPSKKFKTGIASRALKPTLGIVDTLNTATCPREVAIAAGLDVLFHSLESYTAIPYWERTPRPTNPIQRPAYQGSNPVSDIFSKWALEQTVKYLPRIFKDPHGDEEARTQMLLASSTAGIGFGNAGVHLCHAGSYPISSLNKARPKDKQYFHPSYSPDVPLIPHGVAVSLTAPAVFNFTSPTSPERHRTALEIFMGKERAAEAAAVKDADLGLALREEIWKFLDSVAVPRGLTQVGYGTEDIPTLAKGMLPQRRVLDLAPGLAGKDHQAEELEQLSTILEGSMSW